ACAACGAGAATATAATATGGTCAAAAGCGATGAATACTTGACGGCTCACTTTATTCTGCCCACTGCATCATTGCTCCGCCACCTTTGTGTTTTTTTCCTAAAGCCCGTCCCTTTttttagttcatcatcatcattatgtatGTCCACCTGCAGGGCACAAGCCACCTCTCAGAATGGGAAGAactgggccgtagttcctacttACTAAaagctgaccaggaatataaaaaacctgacgcgagggcagcacttctacgttttatattgcaacattctttacacttactatacgatacctgtTCTACACGGCGAGGTTTTTTAtgattctggtcagcctttaagtAAGTTGTTACTATAGCTATTTTTTTCTGAGCGTTCTACTGTTACTGCAGCTTTTAGGGGTAAAAGCCTTCAACGCTCGCAAGAAGGTGTTTTCACCCAAGTTGAGAATCTATGCTGTAAATAGAAACCAACTTGTTTTCGTTGTTCTATAGTGTATTACCTTTTTAACACAGTATCGGTTGGGTGGAGGAACTGTTGGTGGTTTCGGAGTCTTGAACGGGTGACCGAAGGTGTAAGCTGGTTTTGTTCTTTTCACATAATTGAAATTAGGTTCATGCTCGCCAGGACCGGGCAAGTCTTGTGGTTTGATGTCTCTTGCCATGTAGCCAAGAGTGTATGCAGGGGCTTTTCTGTGGTAAAAAGGAAAGTATATAATAATCGCAGATGACTGATTAACagagtattaaataatagaGCCGCgagaaattattataataatatggtcGATAAGAATTGAGTAATCAAtttgataaagtttttttaaggaatGAAGTTTCACTGGTAGTACCGAGACAGGTCAGAATACcacgaaatttaaaattaaaatatagacaAATATTTCACAACAGAAATATGTTACACTTTTGTATCGGTTTTTAATTTAGCTCAATATTTTCGCTGTATTGTAAAACATCAATTTGttgaaacatattttaatatccctggatagatatattttttaaaatgaaagcCCAGAGATATACTAAACAGTGTAATCGTGTATGGGGTGTCGTGTGTGTCGTGTATCGTGTGTGTGGGTGTAAGTCGTGTTAGAGTTCCCTGTTTTAAACGTACTTGCTCATCATAGGTGGCAAGTACATGTTGGGCGGGGGCGTCCACTGGTCCCAGGCCTGGTAGGGCGGGCGCGCGGGTGGGCGGCAGCTGTAGGCGGGCGGGCGCTTGTAGCGCGGCCCAGTACGCGGCGCGTACGCAGCCGGCCCCGGCTTGCGCCCGCGGTCGCCCGGCGTTTCGAACTGACACGCCACTACCCCGTGGGTTACTTTGAATTGACCTGTTGATAGATGTACAATACTACACAATTCAATGAGACAccacaatagtaagcgatatGTAGGCACAGAAAACGGGCACATGGAAAGAAAATTACAGAGTAACCAATACCTACACAATAGGATATATACCTGAGGCTATATTGTGCAACTGACTCGGAATCACAaatgttttcaccacttctttcgaCCAAACGGTATGAAGATAGAAATGGAAGGTTGTAAATAGGATAGCGAGCACCCGAGTATTACACAAAACaacttcaggtttttttttaatgctccATAATGGTAACACTTCTATTTGCAAGTCGTGTTTGTGGTTCACATAACGCGACAAATCGGGCGGAACGCGAAAACGACACACAATATACTGGATTGTTACTAGAATAAAAAACGTAGCTAAtagaatttgtatgaaaatagagtgtgtgtctgtgtatattaattataattacagaTGTTGTTCATGTAGGAGACcaaatatttgtgtaaattCGACATGCTATATACAATAAccatttcttatttatttataatcgtCACAAAACTCTTCTATTTCATTTTACTATACCTATGTTGTTGACTGGTTAATAAACTAAACAAATCCGAATTCCCACAAAAACGGCTAAGAAATTTGTCCAAATTTCGTAAACGGATAATTAAGTAAAGCGATGACAGTTGTTTAGAGGCGTAACATTTTTCCCTCtttcttttttatctttttacgTCTTTTATTTAACAGAAAATTTCTTTCCGACCCTGATTTAGCGGTGCCGAGAGTTTTGTAAACGTAAAAACCTGCAGAAGTAGGTGTTCTTTTGTATAATGAACAAAGTTGAAGATTAAAGACTTTAAAAACACTGCgagttcttattattttttaccttttctGCCCATTCCTCGGATGTTGAAAATCGGTGCGTATGGCTTGGCAACGGGTTTGGCAAACGTGGCCGGCGTGACGTGACCGAAAGTGTAGGCCGGAGCACGCTTGATTTTCCCGAAGCCCTTGCCACCTGGAGCGATTGAAGGCCATTCAAATATACGGCTTTCTAGTAGGTAGCAAGCGTATCTTCAAAGGAGATCTTAACCTAAAACGACTACAAGTAGCGGTTTCcataaaaacattacatttactGCAGCCCATTCTTCTTTATGTTTGACATACGTAGGTATCGCCAAAAACCCAAGCACATAATACAATGTAAGTTCATTGCCATCAGGGAATTAATTATGTGCCTTGCCTATGAATATGAAGCCATTATTTGTAATTTAGCAGTAAGCCGTGAGCTGGGTAGAAGGGCCGGACACCCGTCTGTCTGGTTCACCGCACGGTTCGCTGGGGCACTCGGGATTGACGGGTTTTATGAATATATTGTCTGATTATGCATATTGGCTTGCACTAAAGTAGGCACAGCACTTAGTTTCAGACCAAAGCGATAAAGCCATTAGTAGGGGCCATCACTATCATCTCACTACTAAATTGGTTTTAAGCCCGTTTGCTGCACTAAAAGTcgagcaagttgcattacattgcgaggctgtaaaGCGAACGAGTACGAAGTGGTTTATCGAGTGCCGCAACgtaatgtaacttgcacgatttttaatGTAGGTCTAAACTGACCTGTCTAaaccattgacatctatgtaccttacggcaatTTACATAGATGACGATGACTTGAACTAAAGAACGTAAACAAGCATGTATGACTTGTATGACGTCAGTATTCTGTGACGCGATTGTGGGCGATTTGCACTAGTTAATCAATAACATaactgaaagttttttttaactgtaccaatgatattaggtataatttatcTTACAAAATATCTCCGGCAAGTCATATTTCTGTGGGCCAGGTTCGCGGGCGACCCCAGAGGACGGCACGCGCGGCTCTGTCGGCTTGGCCGGCAATTGCTTCACTAACTTGGCTCTGCACTCCCAACCCCACGGCATCACTTATTACTTAGCGTCcacgtatataaataaaatgagaattGTGTTCGAAAAGATGTTTCCTGTAGTAAAATATCAATAATACATTTGACAATGACGGTAAATGTGACAGCCatgactttttacaaaactGTCGTTAATGTTTTTCCATATAGTTTTCTCTTCTTTGACTTGATTTTTAATGGAAGTAAGTTGTAACAGTAAAGTGTTGTTTGTTAGAATGTAACGGTTGATTTTTTACACACTCCTATAGCAGAATTTAGTAGCGGGAAAAGGCTACTTTTAACGGTAGGTACGGTGCTAGAGACAAcattaaaaatgaactttaaatttatgcTAACGGACGTACCTACACATTATTATGTTCCACTTAATATGTGTGTATATTTATCACACACATGCTACATTACCACATGATTACCACCAAGATTTCAAAGATCTTTTCAGTGTTCCCGTCGCACGAACAACCTGCAATCTAATTTCGCAAAATGGCTTATCTCAGCGCGATTCGTCGTTTAAGTTTATTGGGCAGCTGGCGCTCCACGTCCCGGTGTGGTCTCCGTCTGAAAAGAAAGTAGGCCAGCGTATTGTAGGTGCTACGAGCCTATACGGGCTTCTCGAATACGCATCTCGTGATAACAGTCGAGATAAAAATGGCATGGAAAAAGAGTCTGCGGCAAGGGAAGGAAGTCGCGCGCCATGAGTTCCGTATTATTGGTACACATAATATCCTCTTAAGACTAGTGTCAAATTAAACGTAATTATaagaatttgaaatttaatatcAATCAGGAAAGGTTGACATTTGTATTGACATATCCCCTTTTGTAAACTGGACGATggaccataaaaatatttaacaaaaacatgtaaaattttgtatttatcttcggtatttctgtaaaaatgttgcCTGGAAGACCGATTAAGCCATAAGGCCGCcttcctgttttctgtatcgcttactatttctggtgtacaataaagagtaatagttttgtattgtattgtattgtatttatgcTGGAAGTGAGCGACATAAAAGGATTTTTCTGCTCTAGTACATAGGTAAAACGTTTATCTAAGAACAAGGCAATCAAGCGCCAGCAGCaactaacaattaaattttataaaatattatatcaaaGTCCAGTTTGTGTTACATAGCGACTGAAAATGAGTTGTACACAAATAGGACTAAAATTACGGCGACTGAAAATACGAGACTCACAATTCAAAAAAATACGCTCGTCTGAGTTCACCCTTAAATATATACAGACAAAGGGCGTGTAAAATGGTTAAAATCCTATTTGAACGGATTCTTAAAAATCAGGAGGGCAAATAAAAACTGGTAGGGAATTTGAACGGTGCAGGAAATTGAGCTGCACCGGATATCGTCGCACCGGAACGGCGTGCGACGGAGGAATGGCTTCCGGTCGAGGTGGGCGACCTTCATTATTCCCTCATTCTCTCACATTTCTATTCCATCCAATATAAcgttgtttatattttaaatcacagtttagatttttttacgtaATAAAAAGCAGGCACAAATTTTGCAGAGGTATGTAGGTCTCGCTACGTAGACGTACGTACTTCGTAGTAGAAGGAAATTGCTtcatcaatttaaaaaattctttcacctgCAAAAAGGTAAGTAACATGTTAAGGTAACATGGGTTACTTTTACTCGCGGGAAAATGGACAGTACTCGGGGGACGCAGACAATGCTGCGGCCATACTTAGTAGTGCATGTTTTCGTATTCGGTAGAGTTAAGTACTCAATTCGTTCTGTTTCAGCGTGAGAACTACAGCCTTTTACCTTTCATGATAAGAGGCGACGTGTGCTGAAAAGTCTaacttataattatgtatattatcaggggggtgtcactaggccattccgccgccgagctacaagtacataccgggcctccccaacgttgaggcgattcagtgcgactcaacgcgtgcgagtgaacacgagttatgcgatagacagagaagcataaagtaggcacgattcttatgcctaaatgtcacttttgtacggcagtgaagcttctgtacttgtactattacttattctgtgatattATACGCTATAACATGGAAAGCACAGGGATAAGTACTAAATGTGCCTCAAATTGTGTCACACTTTTAAAATGTAGGGCACACACTGaacttgaaatattaaaaagcgGGACAACGCGGCCTGCGTGGTGAGCATTCATTATTCAGCTTGTTCTTGGGATAGATAGCACCGCGGAATCTTCATAAGTATACGAGATATAATCTGTCTGACAATGATGACAAAACATACCTAAAGCATCTTTTGTCTATTATCGAAAAATGAAACTCCACTacgtttattaaaaatgaatgaaaacgaTGAAATAAGAAACAGTTTTCTCAATTTCAGACGAGACATAACAGCGTAATTGTCCTCTTTCATCGCTGTGGAACATGCAAGTTGTTATTCTATTTCTGAATTTTATTCTCGGCTAAGTTTAGCACGGCAAAACACTaataggttttttatttatttacctacttgccTATAGACTGATGAAAAATCATGATTTACGGACAAAAATACCCTTTTAATGTCACAAAAACACtttaataagtaggtagctaCTAAACTGACACTAACAAGCATCAATTAACcctattatttccaaataagcTATGAATTACATTGACGATACAGCgttatttgttgtgtttgctcCGCGCATGGAATATGAAAGAAGTGGAATGCTATACACGTAATTAATTTCGTGATGCAGGGATCCACTGTTGATATCTCGTGATCTCTTTTCTTCTCTCCCGACTAAGCCCACGTAATCATTAACCGATTCTCAAAGCTTCTTTATCGGCGTTAAGAGAACTGAATTCTAACAGAAAACTATGTAACTACCTACCTTTACATGTTTACTATTAGTATATTAGGTGTTTTAAACTTAATTGGGATTATTTGAGAATGTGCTTTTTTATGATGattgaaaaacttttacatGCATTGATCGCTGTTCAAAGTGTACAGTGTAAAAGGCGTCTTTACATTTAAATCTAACCTTTTACAAGGCGGTTAATTCAAAGAAACCCAACAATCTCTAGAAATATTCCAGATCAAGTTACTTTAAAACACCTTATGAACAAGAAACAAAAATCTTTTGACTGCACAATAACTAAATATTAACTAACAGTAGGTCAATAATAGTTTTGCAGGAAATAATTCGGTGCCACTTAcctttcaaatatattttgttgtCTCTCGTAATTGTAATACAGCCAAATTGTTAACTTAAAAGGTTCTAACATTTTGTATGAGTAAATAGATGGGACGTGTGATGCCTCGTTGACTTTCGGCAGGCTTTGGTTCACTAAATTTTATTACATCTTTTGTTATAAGAACCCTCAAGGagtaaacttgaaatttggggtcaatatttaatttctaaaaatttaaataccATCTAAAAACAAAGCCctgtttttcataaatatgtaaaaggttacttgcccgaatttcatgtgctataatattcaaccgccataatattgtttcttatatattcatttgcactactcattgtttaccatattaatcaaatgacagaatctttgtttcacataatattaatttcaataattttatttttcctaatcattgtaagccataagtcTTACATGCCATAATGCCATTTGCCATCTatgtaaatggtgagtatcgacacgatatactgataaatcccatacgtcaaacaagcctttgaattaggtaaattttacccacataggttaggtttggttagaattgcgacatttgatttgtgcgagcgagcgaagcgaacgagcaagacggttcggagcagaagcgcctcggataggttaggttcagaaggtttagccttcgatgttaggtattttttatagcagcccggataataaagataagagatagattagtaatagaaaaaaccaattcgtatcattatgacatctaattttaaataatttattgaatcaagcgttactttgcggaggtccatatcaatgaactaaaataatttccttgctcacccgcgaccttacaatagctaagcttatgcaaaatatgcgtgttcatgcagttcctccacctccacactgtaagaacacacacaaatcacataaacccatctatcaccaccaccacactacactgacgcgtttcgaactcaaacagagctcatcttcagagtgacacaaccgttaCTAATGACCAGGTAAAACCGACCTAACCCCCCGAACcgttattaatgagcaggtaaatttagtttcatctcccttgctacggcttggatctaatttcagcaatggtagttaataaaacatgccttgacagtaaataaataaaaatcaaggtagttttgaaggacggctaaaaaatttattaataatttgtgggtagttttgttttgtttcataaaacgtatgtgggtacttggggagttacagtgacaagttaaaacggtggttgtggttcgttagtctaacaactggtagcatggtgtacggttgtgtcactctgaagatgagctctgtttgagttcgaaacgcgtcagtgtagtgtggtggtggtgatagatgggtttatgtgatttgtgtgtgttcttacagtgtggaggtggaggaactgcatgaacacgcatattttgcataagcttagctattgtaaggtcgcgggtgagcaaggaaattattttagtacatctaattttctagtaaacgaaacattcgggcaaatgaagtttcgggcatatgaacttcggaaaaatgaaattatagcatataactttcgggcaaacaatacATAACCAAAGGTAAGCTCATTAATCAATGACTTTGATATTGCAAAGAATCGGGCCTTCACTtctaaaaaatgtatgaaacccgTGGGAATCTAAAGAATCGGCAACAAATAAGtcccttaaaaaaataagatctcgaaaaaatattaaaagtcgGGACGAAACAATAATGCAGAGCGTTCAAGTTGAAAATCAATGGAAAGGGTCCTCTCAGTACCGCATAAGCTCTTTGAAAAAAGTTGCCAGTTTGAATTGACTTTCCCTGTTCGGGCCGAAGTTTTGGTATGCCTCAGTTGGTCGTATCGCGGGTGACCCATTTCAAAAGTCATTGTTAAGTCGACATGTAGTCTCCTCGACGTATACACCTTTACATAAAAGAGGATCTGTCgttactcacaaactttactGTTACATGGACATATCAGACCTTTTGAATtgttaaaattgtttctttGCATGGAAGACCTTTATTGggtatttatttgctcaccgGGATAGCCTGAGGCTTCTGCGAAAGTTCAAATAGTTCTAACTCAGAATGTTTAAGGTCGTGACAACATCGTGGCAACACCTTTTATTGACACTTCCAGTCCGGGGTTAGATTGCGAATTTAAGATAAACATTAGAACCTAGGTACTATCTCATTTTATTTGGATTTAATACggattaaaaagtatttttgtagGTATTCTAAAAATTTAAGCAAAGTagcataataaagtacctacaagtaAAGAGTATTACCGATTTTGTGTTGAAATTCAATTCACTATTGCTATTTGATTGCCTTTTATTACGCCGCTGGGCCTTGATGATTATAGCAGATTTACAAATTATAAACATTGCATGAAAAACCTTTTTTAGAGTCTcgtggccaaaatggcaaaacggaacccgaaactataagggttccgttttgccattttggctacgaaactcgaaaaaaGGTTTTTCGTGCAATGTTGTCCATGTCTGTCCTGTCCGTCCACCCGCGACTTGTCTCAGAGACAGTTTtagtgttagaaagctgtaattatacTCGGATATATGTAgcagctatgccgacaaaacgataaaaaaaatgaaaaaaatcatttaaggGTATAcctaccttccatagacgttaagtgaggggtgatttttttgctcatgtaaccctatagtgtggggtatcgttggataggtcttttaaaatcattgcgaGATTGTAAAGACAATGTGttcgcgaaatattcaacttttaagtacttattttcattaaaatcgacccCCTCTAAAAGCTAAATTACTggttttatattttgaaaaattcattGTAcgtttatcaaacttacaaggagaactataacggttaagtctGATTTagcattattagtagtttaaaagtaaatagcagcctaaggtataaaatatggttgtaccttgttttgcctaactttttgcctattttcagtttgcgtaatgttagataaactaatattacttaacttaatgtgtcattttacctaattttcattttgtataaactcaTTTCATATAACGTTCGactgatataattattttttgtccaacATACATgtagcataatttcattttgtataaacttatttcgtataatgtttgactgacatatttatattttgtccAACATACATatcgcataattttatttattttaacttcgGTTAATCCGAATACATTATGATAACGTTTGTTAATTATAAAAAGTTTAGTATTATTAAACAAAGTCGGTTCTGGCGCtacgccggccgctaccgcggcacgctcgctttgctcgctcggcttgcgcactgtagggtcgcagttctacctaacgctcctcctcgcttctctcgtcgtcgtacctattccctgtatgtttagtattgttatttgcttgaaccaaataaataaaatagtagaaTATATGgatcaatttatttcaattttaacctacctaattgaccttattttataataaacatttaggcACCAAAATTAGGCGTAACGTTagtaagcaaaacaaatattatgataattcaaTATTAATCAATCCAATGTTAGTTAAAACGACATTCGGCTATATGATGATTAGTTTAAATGAGGATCGACAAAGTGAGTTTTCGATAGAATAATATTCAACAAAACAAGAGTTATGCAAATGATATTAGTTAACACGTTATTCGGCTatatgatgattagttaaaataagaatcgacaaaGTCAGTTATCGATAGAataatattcgacaaaacaagagttatacaaatgatcatttagtaaaatattgtgtacaataaatactatctaacatccaagactaaaactatttataaactaaactatgttacaaaataaaaacgtcatccaaattttctgcctcaggcattgaccccaagacaatAGCAGCATTACCTCAGAACTGTTATtcgaaaaatgaaaatgaaaattcaacaaaataaaaattatgaataatgaaattatacaaattgactttagacaaactattcattatagtaaaagtagttagacaaagtgaaattaggtaaaaaaaattagacaagtcaagggaataccgtaaaatatatctaaacttgcaagattccccacaaaatacaaaattcttagaaaaatattatttgatttcttcgtacggaacccttatattgggcgtgtccgacaagctcttggctggttttttttgtttgttgcgAGCTATATCTACCATCTCATTTCATGCATTCTTGTatagttaattttgtttatttaacacTGTAAAAGAAGGGGTAAATATATCAATAACCAgcagttgcccgcgactccgtctgcgtagaactatgaaaaatagtttacgtcatCTCAGACCTACTTCTCGGACTTACTCGAACTtacttcttttctttcttcatgaaaatcgtaaataaaaaaaaacggtcaaaaCTATGTGTGATACTTAAAGCCCGCTGATAATTTATTCGACCTTTCATGAATGCTTGAGGAACTTCAAGGAGCAAGTAAACACACCTGAACACGTTATTAGGGTCCTTATGTACagctcaaacataaacaataatCCTTAATTATAACCATTAAAAGATTAGGATCACAGTTTGTCGCAGTAAATGAGAGAATAGGTACACAATATTggattacattatttattttgattattcaGCTATCGCCACTCTGGATGACACAGAATTGTACTTTGATTCCTGACGGCCAACTATTCGCGATCcaattttagaatttttaagTATATTCGTATTACTTTTCATGCTGGCACAAGCGAATTTCTGTTAGCTCACTTAGTATCGCGCGATTTCTAATAATGTCTTCGTCCACGTATCCgtgaaacttaaaaatatttcatcaataatttgaataaaaaaacataccttctatccgtatttcaaataaaagcaGTGTAAAGTTTACTTAACAAGTAACAAGTATCAATTTGACATACTAGTTTTTCTCAAAGCATTTACGAAGTGCGACAAAGATTGTGTGACTGGTCAGTGTTCGAAACCTTTCCAATATTCCCAGACCGCGGACCACGCTTCATGTCTGATAAAGTAATCATCTCTTTGTGGGTGTTAATCCACAGTTAGACGAAGGTGCTTGTCTCCGTATGGTGTCATGTCATACCTACAGCTATATGTTTGTTTCCCTGCACGTAATCCGTATATTAATATTCATTGTCACTGAAACATCTCGGTTTGAACAACCTAATGGGAAAGGTTCTTGCGTATTTTGCTGACTTGACATGGTGCTGcggattttaattgaaatacttTCAAACATTACAGCGTAATAATTTTTGCTGTTGGAAAACACGCGGCGAAAGCGAATTTAGTTGATTTTTCTTAGAGGGTTTTACACCATCTAAAATTTAGCAAACCCTAAAAACTAGAGTACCTATAGCTTATGATATGATGTAGCGGGAAAAATAGTATTGCACTTAAATATCTGTATACAAAAACGGTGGAAGACATAAACTCTCCTTTAGGGCTCCGTCGCAATTGAGTAAAAGGTGTCTAAATCGAATACGTATCAGAATTATTAGTGTTGCAGGCTTTATCTCTGAATATTTCAGAGtgaatttgtttattttcgttaaaaaaaaacaagtattttgCGGGTTTCATCTGGATTTGGATTACTTTTACGACCTAACATCATTTTGAATTACTTGTTAGCCTGTAACTTTATTTACGCCTAAAACTATACAAAAACAATCCAGAAAAAAAGGttccataaataaattattttacgacaaataaaaagtatataaaacgATACATTATTGCATTCGAAATTCGGATAAACAATCGATAACCATTATTCCTtttagaaaattacaaaaaataaaaagaagtacTCTTAGGTTGCCTTAACTAACTAAATTTGGCTAACTAAACTCAAACATTGTGATGCACGAACAGAAGAAGCAAAAAATGTTCCAGCGAGCTGAGTAAACAAAGAAATGCATTTAAACTGTAAGGCGAGAGCTCGT
Above is a window of Choristoneura fumiferana chromosome 18, NRCan_CFum_1, whole genome shotgun sequence DNA encoding:
- the LOC141437771 gene encoding uncharacterized protein isoform X2; amino-acid sequence: MDHSQGGKGFGKIKRAPAYTFGHVTPATFAKPVAKPYAPIFNIRGMGRKGQFKVTHGVVACQFETPGDRGRKPGPAAYAPRTGPRYKRPPAYSCRPPARPPYQAWDQWTPPPNMYLPPMMSKKAPAYTLGYMARDIKPQDLPGPGEHEPNFNYVKRTKPAYTFGHPFKTPKPPTVPPPNRYCVKKNPIPTPSFGIRHSQYMGEQAVYLKSSKLDLVANTD
- the LOC141437771 gene encoding uncharacterized protein isoform X1, which encodes MPWGWECRAKLVKQLPAKPTEPRVPSSGVAREPGPQKYDLPEIFCGKGFGKIKRAPAYTFGHVTPATFAKPVAKPYAPIFNIRGMGRKGQFKVTHGVVACQFETPGDRGRKPGPAAYAPRTGPRYKRPPAYSCRPPARPPYQAWDQWTPPPNMYLPPMMSKKAPAYTLGYMARDIKPQDLPGPGEHEPNFNYVKRTKPAYTFGHPFKTPKPPTVPPPNRYCVKKNPIPTPSFGIRHSQYMGEQAVYLKSSKLDLVANTD